Proteins from one Chitinophaga oryzae genomic window:
- a CDS encoding tetratricopeptide repeat-containing sensor histidine kinase, translated as MSIKSLCLLGLLLLGACWAADAQDSLRMYHTFDSIRTLPNDTAKVSLLIRAGKQYSRYFDNHRSENLFWQEALPLAHKLRSARSLALVYNELGTSKRNKSQYLVAEDYHEKAIKYAEEANDTLLMCLSFNNAGVDCRRQDKLQQAFDYHLHALQLAERINDVRNICVATNSIGNIQLTAENYEDAIRHFDRALKLEEQSHNDLGVAINLGNLGYAYQGQNKLDLAIHYYHRSLAVNQKIDNPTGMAICYNALGAAYKEKKDYATAMEYLQKALAVNDKVDDKVHVAESYLNIGKLLSAQNKHEEARKYMQQSIELSMFWNFKSMLMEAYKALAADYKASGDFRRSLDAADKSLLYKDSILNEKSAMALQQMQTIYEVDRKDNQIKTLEHDKVIGELRRKRNVMFIFALAGFLLMAMIGGFFYIRHRNLEANKQTLQLELKSLRSQMNPHFIFNSLSSIHRYIWSNNQEEASDYLTKFSRLMRLILDNTQHTFVTLNKELESLRLYLDLESLRCNGIFEYNIRVGPDINDEEVLIPPMILQPYVENAIWHGLVHKHNEKGQLDIDIVLKDRSLVCTITDNGIGRQKAMEIKEKKGKGHNSVGMKVTEGRIDLIRKINNKEAKVTVNDLADTAGQPAGTMVTIILPAEFIF; from the coding sequence ATGTCTATTAAAAGTCTGTGTCTTTTAGGCTTGCTCCTGTTGGGGGCCTGTTGGGCCGCTGATGCGCAGGATTCCCTGCGGATGTATCACACCTTCGACTCCATCCGGACATTACCCAACGATACCGCCAAGGTATCTTTGCTGATCAGGGCAGGTAAACAATACAGCCGCTATTTCGATAACCACAGGTCGGAAAACCTCTTCTGGCAGGAAGCCCTCCCGCTGGCACATAAACTGCGCTCGGCCCGGAGCCTGGCCCTCGTCTATAATGAACTGGGCACCTCCAAAAGAAACAAATCCCAGTACCTGGTGGCGGAAGATTACCACGAAAAAGCCATTAAATACGCCGAAGAAGCCAACGATACCCTGCTGATGTGCCTGTCGTTCAATAACGCCGGGGTAGACTGCCGCCGCCAGGATAAACTGCAGCAGGCCTTCGACTATCACCTCCACGCCCTGCAGCTGGCGGAAAGAATCAACGACGTCCGCAACATCTGCGTGGCCACCAACAGCATCGGTAATATCCAGCTGACAGCGGAAAACTATGAAGACGCCATCCGCCATTTTGACCGGGCGCTGAAACTGGAAGAACAAAGCCATAACGACCTCGGGGTGGCCATCAACCTCGGCAACCTCGGATATGCCTACCAGGGCCAGAACAAACTGGACCTCGCTATCCACTACTATCACCGCTCCCTTGCGGTGAACCAGAAAATAGACAATCCTACGGGAATGGCTATATGCTATAACGCCCTCGGCGCCGCCTACAAGGAAAAAAAGGACTACGCCACCGCCATGGAATACCTCCAAAAGGCCCTCGCGGTAAATGATAAGGTAGATGATAAAGTCCACGTGGCGGAAAGCTACCTCAACATCGGAAAACTCCTCAGTGCGCAGAACAAACACGAAGAGGCCCGTAAATACATGCAGCAGTCCATAGAACTGAGCATGTTCTGGAACTTTAAGTCCATGCTCATGGAAGCCTATAAGGCACTCGCAGCAGACTACAAGGCCAGCGGCGATTTCCGCCGCTCGCTCGACGCGGCCGACAAATCCCTGTTGTACAAAGACAGCATCCTCAACGAGAAATCTGCCATGGCACTCCAGCAAATGCAGACCATCTACGAGGTAGACCGGAAAGACAACCAGATCAAAACACTGGAGCATGATAAAGTGATCGGTGAACTGAGAAGAAAACGTAACGTAATGTTCATCTTTGCGCTGGCAGGCTTCCTGCTGATGGCGATGATCGGAGGCTTTTTCTATATCCGTCACCGTAACCTGGAAGCCAATAAACAGACCCTCCAGCTGGAACTGAAATCGTTGCGCTCCCAGATGAACCCGCACTTTATCTTCAATTCCCTGAGCTCCATACACCGTTATATCTGGAGCAATAACCAGGAAGAGGCCTCCGATTACCTGACCAAATTCTCCCGCCTGATGCGCCTTATTTTGGACAATACGCAGCATACTTTCGTGACGCTTAACAAAGAGCTGGAATCGCTCCGCCTCTACCTCGACCTGGAATCGCTCCGCTGCAACGGTATCTTCGAATATAATATCCGCGTAGGGCCCGATATCAACGACGAGGAAGTGCTGATCCCTCCCATGATCCTGCAACCTTATGTGGAAAACGCCATCTGGCACGGACTGGTACACAAACACAATGAGAAAGGCCAGCTCGATATCGATATCGTGCTGAAAGACAGGAGCCTGGTATGTACCATTACCGACAACGGTATCGGCCGGCAAAAAGCGATGGAGATCAAGGAAAAGAAAGGGAAGGGGCATAATTCCGTCGGCATGAAAGTGACCGAGGGCAGGATCGATCTGATCCGTAAAATCAACAACAAGGAAGCCAAAGTAACGGTCAACGACCTGGCAGATACTGCCGGGCAACCGGCCGGCACGATGGTGACTATTATTTTACCGGCCGAATTCATATTTTAG
- a CDS encoding rhomboid family protein, with the protein MLLWNIVIFLGINLMYLISPGTAFAWTFDQIALHSLPAVFIRKPWGLISYMFTHVEFFHVLFNLINLYWFGNLFRDFLGNKRVLPLYLMGGIAGGLLYLLCYTLIFPGFESTMIGASASVMCMLVACATLMPNYEIGLLFIGNVKLKWLALGLIVLGVISIPRGNLGGIIAHMGGALFGFFYIRSLQSGTDLCKPLIWLFDADTRREQKRAQARTKPKKSPLKVVKKPEDNNQLRLDQLLDKINEKGYNSLSAEEKAWLDKVSKEN; encoded by the coding sequence TTGCTTCTCTGGAACATTGTCATTTTTCTCGGGATCAACCTGATGTATCTTATCTCTCCCGGTACCGCCTTTGCATGGACATTTGACCAGATAGCCCTTCATTCCCTGCCGGCCGTTTTTATCCGGAAGCCGTGGGGTCTGATCTCCTACATGTTTACCCATGTGGAGTTTTTCCATGTGCTTTTTAACCTGATCAACCTGTACTGGTTTGGTAATCTCTTTCGTGACTTCCTGGGCAACAAACGCGTGCTGCCGCTCTACCTGATGGGGGGCATCGCCGGCGGTCTGTTGTACCTGTTGTGCTATACGCTCATTTTTCCCGGCTTTGAATCTACCATGATCGGCGCGTCTGCCTCTGTCATGTGCATGCTGGTGGCCTGCGCCACCCTTATGCCCAACTACGAGATCGGCCTGCTGTTCATCGGCAATGTTAAACTGAAATGGCTGGCCCTGGGCCTGATCGTACTGGGGGTGATCTCCATACCGCGGGGAAACCTCGGCGGCATCATCGCCCACATGGGCGGCGCCCTTTTCGGCTTCTTCTATATCCGCTCCCTGCAAAGCGGCACAGACCTGTGCAAACCCCTGATATGGCTCTTCGATGCTGACACCCGGAGAGAACAAAAACGGGCGCAGGCGAGGACCAAACCCAAAAAATCACCGCTGAAAGTGGTGAAGAAGCCGGAAGATAACAACCAGCTGCGGCTGGACCAGCTGCTCGATAAAATCAATGAGAAAGGCTATAACAGCCTCAGCGCGGAAGAAAAAGCCTGGTTGGACAAAGTGAGCAAAGAAAACTGA
- a CDS encoding 4-hydroxy-3-methylbut-2-enyl diphosphate reductase, with protein sequence MKTFNVPVIYRSPLISTIKNQRKQQDRMKKDFTPTALDFGPLKILLARHFGFCYGVENAIEIAFKTVDENPDKRIFLLSEMIHNPHVNNDLLERGVRFIMDTAGNQLVPWETLQSDDIVIIPAFGTTIETENKLASLGIEPLKYNTTCPFVERVWNKAEQIGKKDYTVIVHGKPKHEETRATFSHSQSNTPTIVVKDMAETEKLARYITGEAAPDTFYEAFKGQYSQGFDVTKDLQRVGVVNQTTMLASETQAIADYIRQVIVAHYGLTEANAGERFADTRDTLCYATNDNQSAVIGMLEEPADLAIVVGGYNSSNTSHLVELCEEKLPTYFISAPEQMRSARQVDHWDFHHKQEIHSDTFLPEKSQVTILLTSGASCPDALVEGVIRRLLSFYGLEHKADELTLVD encoded by the coding sequence ATGAAAACTTTTAATGTTCCGGTCATATATCGCAGTCCGCTGATCAGCACCATCAAAAACCAACGCAAACAGCAGGACCGCATGAAAAAGGACTTCACGCCTACCGCGCTTGATTTTGGTCCGCTGAAAATATTGCTCGCCCGCCACTTTGGCTTTTGCTACGGGGTGGAAAATGCGATCGAGATCGCCTTTAAAACGGTGGATGAAAATCCTGACAAACGGATCTTCCTGCTCAGTGAAATGATCCACAACCCGCATGTCAACAACGACCTGCTGGAACGCGGCGTACGGTTTATCATGGACACTGCCGGCAACCAGCTGGTGCCCTGGGAAACCCTGCAGTCCGACGACATCGTGATCATCCCAGCCTTCGGCACCACCATTGAAACGGAAAACAAACTTGCCTCCCTCGGTATCGAACCGCTGAAATACAATACTACCTGTCCCTTTGTGGAAAGGGTATGGAACAAGGCGGAACAAATCGGTAAAAAAGATTATACGGTGATCGTGCACGGCAAACCCAAACACGAAGAGACCAGGGCCACTTTCTCCCACAGCCAGTCCAACACTCCTACTATCGTGGTAAAAGACATGGCCGAAACGGAAAAACTGGCCCGTTACATCACCGGTGAAGCCGCCCCCGACACTTTCTATGAAGCGTTCAAAGGCCAGTATTCACAAGGTTTCGACGTCACCAAAGACCTGCAGCGCGTAGGGGTGGTGAACCAGACGACCATGCTGGCCAGCGAAACCCAGGCCATCGCCGACTATATCCGCCAGGTGATCGTTGCCCACTACGGCCTTACGGAGGCCAATGCAGGCGAACGTTTTGCCGATACCCGCGACACCCTCTGCTACGCGACCAACGATAACCAGAGCGCCGTTATCGGTATGCTGGAGGAACCTGCCGACCTGGCGATCGTGGTAGGCGGCTATAACAGCTCCAACACCTCTCACCTGGTAGAACTCTGTGAAGAAAAACTGCCAACCTATTTTATCAGCGCACCTGAACAGATGCGCAGTGCCCGCCAGGTTGACCATTGGGATTTCCACCACAAACAGGAAATTCACAGTGATACTTTTTTACCGGAAAAATCACAGGTCACCATCCTGCTGACGAGTGGCGCATCCTGCCCCGACGCCCTGGTGGAAGGGGTCATTCGCCGGTTGCTGTCTTTTTATGGACTGGAGCACAAAGCCGACGAACTGACCTTGGTTGATTAA
- a CDS encoding ATP-dependent Clp protease ATP-binding subunit produces the protein MDQNFSPQVKEIISFSREEALRLGNDFIGTEHLLLGIIREGEGTAVKILQALNVDLYELRKEVELAVKDKTGKNIANINSLPLTRQAEKVIRVTVLEAKALKSATVETEHLMLSILKNKENVCTQILQQFDVDYDTFKNELGFVKSADPKSEFDDPGEEEFEDERKSFASKAKQTNTKSKTPVLDNFGRDITKLAESGSLDPIVGREQEIERVSQILSRRKKNNPILIGEPGVGKTAIVEGLALRIVQRKVSRVLFDKRVVSLDLAALVAGTKYRGQFEERMKAIMNELEKNRDVILFIDEIHTIVGAGGASGSLDASNIFKPALARGELQCIGASTLDEYRMYIEKDGALDRRFQKVMVEPPSVDETIQILNNIKPRYEEYHNVSYSDAAIDACVKLSDRYMTDRLLPDKAIDVLDEVGARVHLKNINVPQNILDLEKQIEDIKQEKNKVVKSQRFEEAAALRDTEKKLGEDLERAKAMWEEEVKHKRYPIDEEAIAEVVSMMTGIPVKRMVQAETEKLRRMGEDLKGAVVGQDDAISKVTKAIQRNRVGLKDPKKPIGTFIFLGPTGVGKTELAKSLARYMFDSDEALIRIDMSEYMEKFSVSRLIGAPPGYVGYEEGGQLTEKVRRKPYSVILLDEIEKAHPDIYNLLLQVLDDGILTDGLGRKVDFKNTLIIMTSNIGARQLKDFGAGVGFTTSAKAMSEEENTKSVIEKALKRTFSPEFLNRIDDVIIFNSLSKEHIYTIIDITMKSVLKRLNNLGFSLELTDEAKGFLADKGYDQQFGARPLHRAIQKYLEDPLAEEILNMNIHDGDILVADLDKENQKLVFTLKNNSSKSKSEKSEA, from the coding sequence ATGGACCAGAATTTTTCACCGCAAGTTAAGGAGATCATTTCGTTCAGCAGAGAGGAAGCTTTACGCCTGGGGAATGATTTCATCGGTACTGAACACCTGCTGTTGGGTATTATCCGCGAAGGCGAAGGCACGGCCGTAAAGATTCTGCAAGCTTTAAACGTAGACCTGTACGAATTACGTAAAGAAGTAGAATTAGCTGTTAAAGATAAGACTGGAAAGAATATTGCAAATATTAACAGTCTACCCCTGACCAGACAGGCTGAGAAAGTCATCCGGGTGACGGTACTTGAAGCGAAAGCGCTCAAAAGCGCTACTGTGGAAACCGAACACCTCATGCTTTCCATACTCAAGAACAAGGAAAACGTTTGTACTCAAATCTTACAACAATTTGACGTGGATTACGATACTTTTAAAAACGAACTGGGCTTTGTAAAATCTGCCGATCCCAAATCCGAATTCGATGATCCGGGTGAAGAGGAGTTCGAAGATGAACGCAAGAGTTTTGCATCCAAAGCCAAACAGACCAACACCAAATCCAAGACACCCGTACTGGATAACTTTGGCAGGGACATCACCAAGCTCGCTGAAAGCGGCAGCCTGGACCCGATCGTAGGCCGCGAACAGGAAATTGAACGCGTTTCGCAGATCCTGTCCCGTCGTAAAAAGAACAATCCCATCCTGATCGGTGAGCCCGGCGTGGGTAAAACAGCCATCGTGGAAGGCCTCGCACTGCGCATCGTGCAGCGTAAAGTGTCCCGCGTACTGTTCGACAAACGCGTGGTAAGCCTCGACCTCGCAGCCCTGGTAGCCGGTACCAAATACCGCGGCCAGTTCGAGGAAAGGATGAAAGCGATCATGAATGAACTCGAAAAGAACAGGGACGTGATCCTGTTCATCGATGAAATCCATACCATCGTTGGCGCCGGCGGCGCTTCCGGCTCCCTGGACGCCTCCAATATCTTCAAGCCTGCCCTCGCAAGAGGCGAGCTCCAATGCATCGGCGCCTCCACCCTGGACGAATACCGCATGTATATCGAAAAAGACGGCGCACTGGACCGCCGTTTCCAGAAAGTAATGGTAGAACCGCCCAGCGTGGATGAAACCATACAGATCCTCAACAATATCAAGCCCCGTTATGAAGAATACCATAACGTAAGCTACTCCGACGCAGCCATCGATGCCTGCGTGAAACTGAGCGACCGCTACATGACCGACCGTCTGCTGCCCGACAAGGCCATCGACGTGCTGGATGAAGTAGGCGCCCGCGTTCACCTCAAAAACATCAATGTGCCGCAGAATATCCTCGATCTGGAAAAACAGATAGAAGATATCAAACAGGAGAAAAATAAAGTCGTTAAAAGCCAACGCTTCGAAGAAGCCGCTGCCCTGCGCGATACTGAAAAGAAACTGGGGGAAGACCTGGAACGCGCTAAAGCCATGTGGGAAGAAGAAGTGAAGCATAAACGCTACCCGATCGATGAAGAAGCTATCGCGGAAGTAGTGAGCATGATGACCGGTATCCCCGTTAAAAGGATGGTACAGGCCGAAACAGAGAAGCTGCGCCGCATGGGCGAAGACCTCAAAGGCGCCGTGGTGGGACAGGACGATGCTATCAGCAAAGTCACCAAAGCCATACAGCGTAACCGCGTAGGCCTGAAAGACCCGAAAAAACCAATCGGTACCTTTATCTTCCTCGGTCCGACCGGCGTGGGTAAAACCGAACTGGCCAAATCACTGGCCCGCTACATGTTCGACTCCGATGAGGCACTCATCCGTATCGATATGAGCGAATACATGGAGAAATTCTCTGTAAGCCGCCTCATTGGCGCGCCTCCGGGCTACGTAGGCTACGAAGAAGGTGGTCAGCTGACGGAAAAAGTTCGCCGCAAACCTTACTCCGTGATCCTGCTCGATGAAATCGAGAAAGCACACCCGGATATCTATAACCTCCTGCTGCAGGTACTCGATGACGGTATCCTCACTGATGGCCTCGGCCGTAAAGTGGACTTCAAAAATACCCTCATCATCATGACCTCCAACATCGGCGCCCGCCAGTTGAAAGACTTCGGTGCCGGCGTAGGTTTCACCACCTCCGCAAAGGCCATGAGCGAGGAAGAAAATACCAAATCAGTGATCGAAAAAGCACTGAAACGGACCTTCTCACCGGAATTCCTGAACAGGATCGATGATGTGATCATCTTTAACTCCCTGAGCAAAGAACACATCTATACCATCATCGATATCACCATGAAAAGCGTCCTCAAACGCCTCAACAACCTGGGCTTCAGCCTGGAACTCACAGACGAAGCAAAAGGCTTCCTGGCAGACAAAGGCTACGACCAGCAGTTCGGCGCAAGACCGCTCCACAGGGCCATCCAGAAATACCTGGAAGACCCGCTGGCAGAAGAAATCCTCAATATGAACATCCATGATGGCGATATCCTCGTCGCTGACCTCGACAAGGAAAACCAGAAACTGGTGTTCACCCTGAAGAACAACTCTTCTAAAAGCAAATCAGAAAAATCTGAAGCGTAA
- a CDS encoding LytR/AlgR family response regulator transcription factor: MSDIKAIIVDDEQHCIDALQTMLVRKCPGVEVVGSAKGVKEAKELVDELHPDLVFLDVEMPHQNGFELLKQFEKIGFDVIFTTAYEQYALKAIKFNALDYLLKPFSVKELQDALDKCREKKQQRQRDTNSLSPMDVFLQNMKTLQQSHKKIALPTINGLVFMPVQNIVRCESTGNYTRIFFTDKKNLMVSRPLKEFEELLADVDFFRVHNSHLINLQQMQSYIQGEGGFALMSDGAQVEVSRRRKADFLKRAMQF, translated from the coding sequence ATGAGCGACATAAAAGCTATCATCGTAGATGATGAGCAACATTGTATCGATGCCTTGCAAACCATGTTAGTCAGGAAGTGCCCGGGAGTAGAGGTAGTAGGATCAGCCAAAGGAGTCAAAGAAGCAAAGGAACTGGTGGATGAACTCCACCCCGATCTGGTTTTCCTGGATGTGGAAATGCCTCACCAGAACGGGTTTGAGTTACTGAAACAGTTCGAGAAGATCGGGTTTGACGTTATCTTTACCACTGCCTATGAACAGTATGCCCTTAAGGCCATCAAATTCAATGCGCTGGATTATCTCCTCAAACCTTTCAGTGTAAAGGAGTTGCAGGATGCCCTGGACAAATGCCGGGAGAAGAAGCAACAGCGGCAGCGGGATACCAACAGCCTCTCTCCGATGGATGTGTTCCTGCAAAACATGAAAACACTGCAGCAGTCACACAAAAAAATTGCCCTCCCTACCATCAACGGATTGGTGTTTATGCCTGTACAGAATATAGTACGCTGTGAATCCACCGGCAACTACACCCGCATCTTTTTTACAGACAAAAAGAACCTGATGGTGTCCAGGCCCCTGAAGGAATTCGAAGAACTGCTGGCCGATGTGGATTTCTTCCGGGTACACAATTCCCACCTGATCAACCTGCAACAGATGCAATCCTATATCCAGGGAGAAGGCGGCTTTGCGCTAATGAGCGACGGGGCGCAGGTGGAAGTGTCCAGGAGACGCAAAGCCGATTTCCTGAAACGGGCCATGCAGTTCTGA
- a CDS encoding T9SS type A sorting domain-containing protein: protein MKKYLLSILAFMLGIILPATAQQGVYIPDGASVWLSGNSGVFSDLTNNGILGSNPTATLYFLSKKWTNGNAATLPDESADGRSGIGGRFLFLGQNPLYGNIGRQTIFGNYSLATRQGSSFPNLEINNSAGLLLDDLSDLKIRNNLHFADGHIFLNGWNLLVGENNPGTITGYSDQRFVVNGTAAAGGALYRNGINDAANKVVFPVGTTISSYSPAALLLDGATDMFSVRAYDSVYSLAISGRAYPDSFVNKTWQITRAASGGTATVILQHMDGEELPAYTAARDSSYITRFTGSIWDQVPSLATLPKPGTLTTNGLATPATMHMRVFTGLGTNEYFAKTTLVSKAKPAVFLSFEAYRVAPLMVQLDWTTSREVNNLLFEVERRYEREEVFSRIAIVPTKAINGNSNVPLSYTMQDLNDYDGWTYYRIKAVSRNGKEVYSEIRAVPPFVQIDVFPNPNNGKFKVRIRGIRGALVMQLRDTWSQVMREYDVRQDNDLSISDLPAGTYFMVLYHKDTQKVAYTCKVVVVP, encoded by the coding sequence TTGAAAAAATACCTGCTCTCCATTCTGGCCTTTATGTTGGGAATCATCCTCCCGGCAACTGCACAACAGGGCGTCTATATCCCTGATGGCGCATCCGTATGGCTGTCCGGTAACTCAGGCGTTTTTTCAGATCTCACCAACAACGGTATCCTCGGTTCCAACCCGACGGCCACCCTCTATTTCCTCAGTAAAAAATGGACTAACGGCAACGCTGCTACGTTGCCTGATGAAAGCGCCGATGGCCGCTCCGGTATCGGTGGCAGATTCCTCTTCCTGGGGCAAAACCCGCTGTACGGCAACATCGGCCGGCAGACCATATTCGGCAACTACAGCCTCGCCACCCGGCAGGGCAGCAGTTTCCCCAACCTCGAAATCAATAACAGCGCAGGACTGCTCCTGGATGATCTCAGCGATCTCAAAATCCGGAACAACCTGCATTTCGCTGACGGACATATATTCCTTAACGGCTGGAACCTCCTCGTCGGAGAAAACAACCCCGGCACCATTACCGGCTACAGCGATCAGCGCTTTGTAGTGAACGGCACCGCCGCCGCAGGCGGCGCACTCTACCGTAACGGCATCAACGATGCGGCCAATAAAGTAGTGTTCCCGGTGGGAACAACCATCAGCAGCTATTCCCCCGCAGCGCTGCTGCTCGATGGCGCCACCGACATGTTCAGCGTCCGTGCATATGACAGCGTATACAGTCTCGCTATCAGTGGCCGCGCTTATCCCGACAGCTTCGTGAATAAAACCTGGCAAATCACCCGTGCCGCTTCCGGCGGAACGGCAACCGTCATTCTCCAGCATATGGATGGGGAAGAACTGCCTGCCTACACCGCTGCCCGCGATAGCAGCTATATTACCCGTTTCACCGGCAGCATATGGGACCAGGTGCCTTCCCTGGCCACCCTGCCCAAACCCGGTACCCTTACAACCAATGGCCTCGCTACGCCGGCCACCATGCATATGCGCGTCTTCACCGGCCTGGGGACAAATGAATATTTCGCCAAAACAACCCTCGTCAGCAAAGCTAAACCTGCTGTTTTCCTCAGCTTTGAAGCCTACCGGGTAGCACCACTCATGGTGCAGCTCGACTGGACCACCAGCCGCGAAGTCAACAACCTGCTGTTTGAAGTGGAACGGCGCTATGAACGGGAAGAAGTATTTTCCCGTATAGCCATCGTGCCCACAAAAGCCATCAATGGCAATAGTAACGTGCCGCTGAGCTACACCATGCAGGACCTTAATGACTATGACGGCTGGACCTACTACCGCATCAAAGCCGTGTCCCGCAATGGTAAGGAAGTGTATTCCGAAATCCGTGCTGTACCGCCGTTTGTACAGATCGACGTATTCCCCAACCCGAATAACGGCAAGTTCAAAGTACGTATCCGTGGTATAAGAGGAGCACTGGTAATGCAGCTCCGCGATACCTGGAGCCAGGTGATGCGCGAATATGACGTGCGCCAGGACAATGATCTGAGCATAAGCGACCTGCCGGCCGGTACTTACTTCATGGTGCTCTATCATAAAGACACCCAGAAAGTAGCCTACACCTGCAAAGTAGTCGTGGTGCCATAA
- the cmk gene encoding (d)CMP kinase: MKKIIITIDGYSSCGKSTLAKQLAKKLDYVYIDSGAMYRAITLYFLQNRVDWASQPAVVAALADIHLEFEYNPVSGASEMHLNGENVEHMIREMLVAEKVSEVAAVKEVREFAVAQQKKMGARKGIVMDGRDIGTVVFPHAELKIFMTADIAIRVERRFRELYEKNKNITIEEVKENLELRDYIDANREISPLRKAEDAIILDNSQLSREDQMDLVMQWVEDATLAHTP, encoded by the coding sequence TTGAAAAAAATCATTATCACGATAGATGGCTACTCTTCCTGTGGCAAAAGTACGTTGGCAAAACAACTGGCTAAAAAACTGGATTATGTGTATATCGACAGCGGCGCCATGTATCGTGCAATCACGCTTTATTTCCTGCAGAACCGCGTAGACTGGGCCTCCCAGCCGGCTGTTGTAGCGGCGCTGGCGGATATTCATCTCGAGTTTGAATACAACCCGGTGTCAGGCGCCAGCGAAATGCACCTCAACGGAGAAAATGTGGAACACATGATCCGTGAAATGCTCGTAGCAGAAAAAGTCAGCGAAGTGGCTGCCGTGAAAGAAGTACGCGAGTTTGCCGTTGCCCAGCAGAAAAAAATGGGCGCCCGCAAAGGCATCGTCATGGATGGCCGCGATATCGGTACGGTGGTATTTCCCCATGCCGAACTCAAAATCTTCATGACCGCTGATATCGCTATCCGGGTGGAACGCCGCTTCAGAGAACTCTACGAGAAAAATAAAAACATCACTATAGAAGAGGTAAAAGAAAATCTGGAACTCAGAGACTATATTGATGCCAACCGGGAAATAAGCCCCCTTCGCAAGGCCGAAGATGCTATTATACTGGATAACAGCCAGTTAAGCCGGGAAGATCAGATGGATCTCGTGATGCAATGGGTGGAAGATGCCACGCTGGCACACACCCCCTGA